One genomic segment of Ferrimonas sp. YFM includes these proteins:
- a CDS encoding outer membrane beta-barrel protein, translated as MTTLRPMLVAVAAVLPFSALGNDYQPADMEMGGGWNFMPQVGIGLGYDDNTTHSNTGAIDSWFWELSPEFLIHAGNDVRSYQISYLLTDANYEDSSEDDYTDHRFKIDVHHEFTRRHRLDFNYAYYRNHEARGLGITEGFGQNFNEVAEFDVHDVGVIYGFGVPSAKFNMDLELGYYDKDYTNLETISQFRDYDSVMGRATVYWRLSQRTSLLAEWVGEDKTYDRNAIGEASRDSFDQKYLAGLRWDATSKTSGTIKLGFEDRSFDSSSREDFDGFAWSAALDWKPRTYSTFTLEGGSRAKDPDTLGDYVEENSLAVRWKHEWRSRLSTLASIRYLDESFTGINRDDELWEATLGATLVWKRWISTEFEYRYADQSSNIDRLNYDKNLFLATVRLSL; from the coding sequence ATGACAACGCTCAGGCCTATGCTGGTTGCTGTTGCGGCGGTTCTGCCCTTCAGCGCTTTGGGGAACGACTATCAACCCGCCGATATGGAGATGGGGGGAGGCTGGAACTTCATGCCTCAGGTCGGAATCGGGCTGGGATACGACGACAACACCACCCACTCCAACACAGGTGCCATCGACAGCTGGTTCTGGGAGTTGAGCCCTGAGTTCCTGATTCATGCGGGTAATGATGTGAGGAGCTATCAGATCAGCTACCTGCTCACCGACGCCAATTATGAAGACAGCAGTGAAGATGACTACACCGACCACAGGTTCAAGATTGATGTTCACCATGAGTTTACCCGCCGCCACAGGCTGGACTTCAACTATGCCTATTACCGCAATCATGAGGCCAGGGGCCTGGGCATCACCGAAGGCTTTGGCCAGAACTTCAACGAAGTGGCGGAGTTCGACGTTCATGACGTCGGGGTGATTTACGGATTTGGTGTGCCATCGGCCAAGTTCAATATGGACCTGGAGCTGGGTTACTACGACAAGGATTACACCAATCTGGAAACCATCTCCCAGTTCCGTGATTACGACAGTGTCATGGGTCGGGCCACGGTCTACTGGCGCCTGAGCCAGAGAACGTCACTGCTGGCGGAATGGGTGGGTGAGGACAAGACCTACGACCGCAACGCCATTGGCGAGGCCTCCAGAGACAGTTTCGATCAGAAGTATCTGGCGGGTTTGCGCTGGGATGCCACCAGCAAGACATCGGGCACCATCAAACTGGGTTTCGAAGACCGCAGCTTTGATTCCAGCAGCCGGGAGGACTTTGACGGCTTTGCCTGGAGTGCCGCCCTGGACTGGAAGCCCAGAACCTACTCCACCTTTACCCTGGAAGGGGGCAGCCGTGCCAAAGACCCGGATACCCTGGGTGACTACGTAGAGGAGAACAGCCTGGCTGTGCGCTGGAAACATGAATGGCGCAGCCGTCTGTCGACTCTGGCGTCCATCCGCTATCTGGATGAGAGCTTCACCGGCATCAACCGAGATGATGAGCTGTGGGAAGCCACGCTAGGGGCCACTTTGGTATGGAAGCGCTGGATCTCCACCGAGTTCGAATACCGCTATGCGGATCAGAGCTCCAACATCGATAGGCTCAACTATGACAAGAATCTGTTCCTGGCAACTGTGCGCCTGTCTCTGTAG